One window of Treponema denticola genomic DNA carries:
- a CDS encoding C39 family peptidase, which produces MEILMRIQKRFLFFFLVLIQLAVLIASLGRVFPSVGLNTKENHRQKNILAMSDIYYHQTFNNCAPYSAMAAINVITKKEIDPELLARETGWRIKNNLTMPRGLIQVLHKHGIKTKEKVLSCYSDAEKINWIKNTVDEGKPIILLIKIKKVLHYITVIGYDEKGFILYDSLQEKTKSNPRKTIKDKPQYYGNRYYEYSGLIKLWDKGGYKIFFKNWALVCG; this is translated from the coding sequence ATGGAAATTTTGATGCGGATACAAAAAAGATTTTTGTTTTTCTTTTTAGTACTCATTCAGCTTGCCGTTTTAATCGCAAGTCTAGGCAGAGTTTTTCCGTCCGTCGGATTAAACACAAAAGAAAACCATAGACAAAAAAATATCTTAGCCATGAGCGATATTTATTACCATCAAACTTTTAATAACTGTGCACCCTATTCTGCAATGGCTGCGATAAATGTAATAACAAAAAAAGAAATAGATCCGGAACTTTTAGCAAGAGAAACAGGATGGCGGATAAAAAATAACTTAACCATGCCGCGAGGCCTTATTCAAGTATTGCACAAACATGGAATAAAAACAAAAGAAAAAGTTTTATCCTGCTACTCCGATGCCGAAAAAATTAATTGGATAAAAAATACAGTCGACGAAGGAAAGCCGATTATTCTTTTAATAAAAATAAAGAAAGTTTTACATTATATAACGGTAATAGGTTACGACGAAAAAGGTTTTATTCTTTACGACTCTCTGCAAGAAAAGACAAAATCAAATCCGCGAAAAACAATAAAAGACAAACCTCAATATTATGGAAACCGTTATTACGAATATTCCGGCCTTATAAAACTTTGGGATAAGGGAGGCTATAAAATATTTTTTAAAAATTGGGCATTGGTTTGCGGATAA